A stretch of the Blastocatellia bacterium genome encodes the following:
- a CDS encoding flippase-like domain-containing protein, with translation MLLLSIILTTFLVRTTWTISCWLVAQALDLNIPLFVLMALFAVVDLARMLPISPPNGIGVREYLLVLLLSPLGISNTQAALFSFLAYSLLMVNGLIGGLVYTSQAMLEKE, from the coding sequence TTGCTACTTTTAAGTATTATTCTGACTACGTTTTTAGTTCGCACAACTTGGACAATTTCTTGTTGGTTAGTAGCACAAGCTTTAGATTTAAACATCCCTTTATTTGTTTTAATGGCTTTATTTGCAGTTGTTGATTTAGCTAGAATGCTTCCAATTTCGCCACCTAATGGAATTGGAGTACGTGAATATTTGCTGGTTTTGCTACTTAGTCCCTTAGGGATATCTAACACACAAGCAGCATTATTTTCTTTTTTAGCTTATAGCTTATTGATGGTAAATGGTTTAATAGGAGGGCTAGTTTATACTAGCCAAGCAATGTTAGAAAAAGAATGA